One segment of Deltaproteobacteria bacterium DNA contains the following:
- a CDS encoding class I SAM-dependent methyltransferase, with the protein MAFFYDQFFRRFPPYQKLQKEIIENLNNSQTPADLVLDAGCGTGIMSIELAERGYFVVGVDRSTEMLERARNKKKKKGLDNLFFLERDLNNDFNLPEYSFNKIF; encoded by the coding sequence ATGGCTTTTTTTTACGATCAATTCTTTAGACGATTTCCTCCCTACCAGAAGCTTCAAAAAGAAATCATTGAAAATCTTAATAATTCTCAAACCCCTGCCGATTTAGTTTTGGATGCCGGATGCGGAACTGGTATTATGAGCATCGAATTAGCTGAACGCGGGTATTTTGTCGTCGGGGTCGATCGATCCACCGAAATGCTGGAAAGAGCTCGAAACAAAAAGAAAAAAAAGGGGCTTGATAACCTTTTTTTTCTGGAAAGAGATTTGAATAATGATTTTAATCTTCCGGAATACTCCTTCAATAAAATATTTA
- a CDS encoding beta-ketoacyl-[acyl-carrier-protein] synthase family protein, producing MQVPPKGLTTGEKAIFKKRVVVTGLGVVSPIGIGKNAFWQAILSGKCGIGPVTHFDASSYPCKLAAEVNDFEATDFFTPKSARRISRGTQFAIVSTQKALEDAQLDLSKEDPYRIGLSYGTALGPMDIYEKFGATFYERGLKRVNPFFLGMMNHNAMIGAMADAFDIRGYNTAVSAGCSSGNVALANAYQIVSSGVADILITGGVDTPIYPLTFGLYSASHSMTNMNGDPKKVMCPYDKRRAGFILGEGSGTLILEEMEHAQKRKTKIYAEILGCALTNDADDSTVFSPEARDMIKAYEIALSQSSLELAEVDYISGHAHSSVILDKKETQVIKQVFGEHAYRLAVSSIKGAVGHSMAGGTAMQSVAACMALHEGILPPTINYEVPDPECDLDYVPNQPRKKKIQTALVNSFGLGGTNVVIVFKKFE from the coding sequence ATGCAGGTACCCCCTAAGGGTTTAACCACAGGAGAAAAAGCGATTTTTAAGAAACGAGTGGTTGTAACGGGTTTAGGGGTTGTATCACCCATAGGAATTGGCAAGAATGCCTTCTGGCAGGCGATATTATCTGGAAAATGTGGTATTGGTCCCGTTACCCATTTCGACGCATCTTCCTACCCGTGTAAACTTGCCGCTGAGGTTAATGACTTCGAAGCCACTGATTTTTTCACTCCCAAGAGCGCCCGACGCATTTCGCGGGGAACTCAGTTTGCCATTGTTTCTACCCAAAAAGCTCTCGAGGATGCTCAATTAGATCTTTCCAAAGAAGATCCCTACCGGATTGGCTTGAGTTATGGTACTGCCCTTGGGCCAATGGATATTTACGAAAAATTCGGGGCCACTTTCTATGAAAGGGGTCTAAAGCGGGTCAACCCCTTTTTCCTGGGAATGATGAACCATAACGCCATGATCGGGGCCATGGCGGACGCCTTTGATATTCGGGGATATAATACGGCCGTTTCTGCCGGATGTTCTTCCGGTAATGTAGCCCTTGCCAATGCTTATCAAATCGTTTCCAGTGGGGTGGCAGACATCCTGATAACAGGGGGAGTGGATACTCCGATATACCCCCTAACCTTTGGCCTCTATTCAGCATCTCATTCCATGACGAACATGAATGGGGACCCCAAAAAAGTTATGTGCCCTTATGATAAGCGAAGGGCTGGGTTCATTCTGGGAGAAGGCTCTGGAACCTTGATTCTGGAAGAAATGGAACATGCCCAAAAGCGGAAGACAAAGATTTATGCCGAAATTTTGGGTTGCGCCCTGACCAACGACGCAGACGATTCAACGGTTTTCAGTCCAGAAGCGAGGGATATGATCAAAGCTTACGAGATCGCTCTTTCCCAGTCTTCCCTGGAGCTGGCGGAAGTTGATTATATTAGCGGACATGCTCATTCTTCTGTGATATTAGACAAAAAAGAAACTCAGGTGATCAAACAAGTATTCGGTGAACATGCCTACCGGTTGGCTGTAAGTTCTATCAAAGGTGCGGTGGGGCATTCAATGGCCGGGGGAACAGCCATGCAAAGTGTTGCGGCCTGTATGGCCCTGCACGAGGGAATCCTGCCGCCCACGATAAATTACGAGGTCCCCGATCCGGAATGCGATTTGGACTACGTCCCCAATCAACCAAGGAAGAAGAAAATTCAGACCGCCCTGGTCAATTCCTTCGGCTTGGGGGGTACGAATGTTGTAATTGTTTTTAAAAAATTTGAATAA
- a CDS encoding alpha/beta hydrolase, protein MPEVVVKGTKVHYLKINSRILNPDVRVLFIHGSGGNASLWRKMVNELANEYESLAISLPGHGESQGEGMKSISAYREFLIEFFDALGLEQVVLVGHSMGGGIILDFALRYPEKLKGIILIGTGARLRVLPEALEILRKMADGLMEPKFEPWAFAENASQEVLAEGEREWAKTPPQVRYNDMIACDKFDFMGEIEKIHLPALIVCGRQDRLTPVKYSEFMNNRIAGSKMEIIEGAGHMLMLETPHGLSEVILNFLRSLPNP, encoded by the coding sequence ATGCCCGAAGTGGTAGTAAAAGGAACGAAAGTTCATTACCTTAAGATAAATTCCAGAATTCTAAATCCGGATGTGCGGGTCCTTTTTATTCACGGAAGTGGCGGTAATGCTTCCCTATGGCGAAAGATGGTAAATGAGCTTGCCAATGAATACGAATCGCTGGCAATATCCCTCCCGGGGCATGGTGAGTCCCAGGGAGAAGGGATGAAAAGCATTTCAGCCTATCGGGAGTTTTTAATAGAGTTCTTCGATGCCCTGGGCTTAGAACAAGTTGTTTTGGTGGGGCATTCCATGGGAGGGGGTATTATATTGGATTTTGCCCTCCGCTATCCAGAGAAGCTAAAAGGAATCATTTTGATTGGAACTGGAGCTCGGCTGCGAGTGCTTCCGGAAGCATTGGAGATACTTCGAAAAATGGCTGATGGCCTGATGGAGCCCAAATTTGAACCTTGGGCGTTCGCCGAGAATGCCTCCCAAGAAGTTCTTGCCGAGGGGGAAAGAGAATGGGCCAAGACGCCTCCACAAGTCCGTTATAATGACATGATAGCCTGCGACAAATTCGATTTCATGGGAGAAATAGAAAAGATTCACCTGCCTGCATTGATTGTTTGTGGGCGCCAGGACCGGCTAACCCCTGTAAAATATTCTGAATTCATGAATAATAGGATTGCCGGTTCCAAAATGGAAATTATTGAAGGGGCGGGCCATATGTTGATGCTGGAAACTCCCCACGGATTAAGCGAGGTGATCCTCAATTTTTTAAGATCCCTACCGAATCCATGA
- a CDS encoding inositol monophosphatase family protein: protein MGSYKNIAILAAKKAGLLLKNKLGQKRRVTYKGAVNLVTEMDLLSEKVIVSIIRRHYPNHNILAEEKTTRQRNSPFRWIIDPLDGTTNYAHGYPIFCVSIALEKEGKIILGVVYDPMRDELFLAERKKGARLNGKKIHVSSASKLSLSLLATGFPYDLRESLVNNFDHFHNFALRVHAVRRAGSAALDLCYVAAGRFDGFWEMKLGSWDLAAGSLMVREAGGKVTDFSGKSLGLDGQHVLASNGKIHQEMIEVLKMGRI, encoded by the coding sequence ATGGGTTCTTATAAAAACATAGCCATCTTAGCGGCGAAGAAAGCCGGCCTTCTCTTGAAAAACAAACTTGGTCAGAAAAGGAGAGTAACCTATAAAGGGGCGGTTAATTTAGTCACGGAAATGGATCTATTGTCCGAAAAGGTTATCGTTTCCATCATTCGCCGACATTACCCAAATCACAACATTTTGGCCGAAGAGAAGACCACCAGGCAGAGAAATTCCCCATTTCGCTGGATTATCGATCCGTTAGATGGAACCACGAATTACGCCCATGGCTACCCCATCTTCTGCGTCTCCATCGCCCTGGAAAAGGAAGGAAAGATAATCCTGGGCGTAGTCTACGACCCGATGCGCGATGAGCTCTTCCTTGCTGAAAGAAAAAAGGGGGCGCGGCTGAATGGTAAAAAAATCCATGTGTCCTCAGCTTCGAAATTATCCTTGAGCCTTTTGGCGACAGGATTCCCTTATGACCTCAGAGAGAGCCTGGTGAATAATTTCGACCATTTCCATAATTTTGCCCTTCGCGTCCACGCCGTGAGGAGGGCTGGTTCTGCTGCCTTAGACCTTTGCTACGTTGCTGCAGGACGTTTTGATGGATTTTGGGAAATGAAACTGGGATCATGGGACCTGGCTGCCGGAAGCCTGATGGTTCGGGAAGCAGGAGGAAAAGTTACTGACTTTTCGGGGAAAAGCCTTGGCCTGGACGGACAACACGTTTTGGCCAGCAATGGAAAGATTCATCAGGAGATGATCGAAGTTTTAAAAATGGGGCGGATATAA
- a CDS encoding glycosyltransferase, producing MKHIAVLSVHSCPLAALGGKETGGMNVYVRELSREMGRLGLRVDVYTRSQNPHISRIVPLGRNARVIHLQAGPEEPVPKNEIIKFLPEFTAKILQFTKENRIHYDLIHSHYWLSGWVGGQLKRQWSIPLVHMYHTLGVLKNSVSRNKEEKESKGRLKVEKQIMSMADCLIAPSPWEREQMILHNRLQPLKIQIIPCGVDLTLFKPIPSSKAKKILGLSEREFILFVGRIDAIKGIDVLIKAVHHLSYRHLKGNQKVGLIIIGGELDEDPHAESQEMQKLRKMVSRMKLQEKVAFWGSQRQDLLPYFYSAAKAMVLPSRYESFGMVALEAMACGTPVIASKVGGLQYTVEDGQTGILIPEGDWQLLANRIREVIENPSATKKLTQAALSKVQQFSWPIITQKVLSLYDSL from the coding sequence ATGAAACACATCGCCGTGCTCAGTGTGCACAGTTGTCCCTTAGCAGCCCTCGGAGGGAAAGAAACCGGGGGGATGAATGTATACGTGCGCGAATTAAGCCGAGAAATGGGCCGCCTGGGCTTGCGGGTGGATGTTTACACCCGATCACAGAATCCCCATATTTCCCGCATCGTTCCTTTGGGCCGGAACGCGCGGGTGATTCATCTTCAGGCCGGCCCTGAAGAACCTGTACCGAAAAATGAAATAATAAAATTTTTGCCAGAGTTTACAGCGAAAATCCTGCAGTTCACCAAAGAAAATAGAATTCACTATGATTTAATTCATTCCCATTACTGGCTCTCCGGCTGGGTCGGGGGGCAACTCAAGCGCCAGTGGTCCATTCCTTTAGTTCACATGTACCACACCCTCGGTGTCTTGAAAAATTCAGTGAGCCGGAACAAGGAGGAAAAAGAATCCAAGGGCCGATTAAAGGTCGAAAAGCAAATCATGAGTATGGCCGATTGCCTGATCGCTCCCAGTCCCTGGGAAAGGGAGCAAATGATCCTGCATAATCGTCTCCAGCCTTTAAAAATTCAAATCATTCCCTGCGGCGTGGACCTGACTCTTTTTAAACCCATACCTTCCTCTAAAGCCAAAAAAATCCTCGGTCTTTCCGAAAGAGAGTTTATTCTATTCGTCGGCCGGATTGATGCCATCAAAGGAATCGATGTGTTGATTAAGGCTGTCCATCATCTATCCTACAGGCATTTAAAAGGTAATCAGAAAGTTGGGTTAATCATTATCGGAGGGGAGCTGGACGAAGATCCCCATGCCGAAAGCCAAGAAATGCAAAAGTTACGGAAGATGGTCAGCCGGATGAAACTACAAGAGAAGGTGGCTTTTTGGGGGTCTCAACGCCAGGATTTATTACCTTACTTTTATTCAGCCGCCAAAGCCATGGTTTTACCCTCGCGTTATGAATCCTTTGGCATGGTGGCCTTAGAAGCAATGGCCTGCGGAACCCCTGTGATCGCTTCCAAGGTGGGTGGGCTTCAGTACACGGTAGAGGATGGTCAAACCGGGATTCTAATCCCGGAAGGGGATTGGCAATTGCTGGCCAACCGGATCCGGGAGGTCATCGAGAATCCTTCAGCAACGAAAAAATTGACCCAAGCGGCGTTGTCCAAAGTCCAACAATTTAGCTGGCCGATAATTACTCAAAAAGTCCTATCCCTCTACGATTCCCTTTAA